One genomic region from Salvia hispanica cultivar TCC Black 2014 chromosome 2, UniMelb_Shisp_WGS_1.0, whole genome shotgun sequence encodes:
- the LOC125208658 gene encoding pseudo histidine-containing phosphotransfer protein 6 — protein MLGLSVEQLGADMNRLLAILFHQGVLDEQFLQLQHLQDESSPNFVSEVVTIYFHESEKLLRNLRALLVDKELSDYNKMGIHLNQLMGSSSSIGAQRIRNVCIAFRAASELNNRPGCLRALELLEYEYCYLKNKLHEFFQIEQQRMLAAAVRYPAPQQHINNPQG, from the exons ATGTTGGGACTGAGTGTGGAGCAGCTTGGAGCTGACATGAACCGTTTGCTCGCCATTCTTTTCCACCAGGGAGTCTTGGACGAGCAGTTCTTGCAGCTCCAGCACTTGCAAGATGAATCTTCCCCCAACTTTGTGTCTGAAGTTGTCACCATTTACTTCCACGAGTCCGAGAAGCTCCTCCGCAATCTCAGAGCTTTGCT AGTGGATAAGGAGCTATCCGACTACAACAAGATGGGAATCCATTTGAATCAATTGATGGGAAGCAGCTCCAGCATCGGCGCTCAGCGCATCCGTAACGTCTGCATCGCCTTTCGGGCCGCTTCCGAGCTCAACAACCGCCCCGG ATGCTTGAGGGCTTTGGAGCTGTTAGAATATGAATATTGTTACCTCAAAAACAAGCTGCATGAATTCTTTCAG ATTGAGCAGCAGAGAATGCTAGCAGCTGCAGTGAGATATCCTGCACCTCAGCAACACATAAACAATCCTCAAGGCTGA
- the LOC125208248 gene encoding protein LURP-one-related 5, whose product MLWPTAAKRMAAETVTKSGAIVEKGYVYEEETHLTVLKTSLFFAGDGFTAYDCKGALVFRVDSYGPDAGDTGEVVLMDASGRCILTVRRKRPSLHQRWEGFVGEGSEGKKALFSVRRSSIIGRSSMTVEVYTNPGEEYQIEGSFACRSCNILAADKEIVAEIRRKVDATTNVVLGKDVFVLSLKAGFDGAFAMGLVLVLDQIYGADGDEAGGGVHTGSKVGADPTCEDSNLNIL is encoded by the exons ATGCTGTGGCCGACTGCGGCGAAGCGAATGGCGGCGGAGACAGTGACGAAGAGCGGCGCGATCGTGGAGAAAGGCTACGTGTACGAAGAAGAGACGCATCTCACGGTGCTGAAAACCTCTCTCTTTTTCGCCGGCGACGGCTTCACTGCTTACGATTGCAAAGGCGCTCTCGTCTTCCGAGTCGACTCGTACGGCCCCGACGCCGGCGATACTGGCGAAGTCGTTCTCATGGACGCCTCCGGCAGATGCATCCTCACCGTCCGCCGCAAG AGGCCGAGTCTGCACCAGCGATGGGAGGGCTTCGTCGGCGAGGGATCGGAGGGGAAGAAGGCGCTGTTCAGCGTGCGGAGATCGTCGATAATCGGACGGTCGAGCATGACGGTGGAGGTGTACACCAACCCCGGCGAGGAGTACCAGATCGAAGGCTCCTTCGCGTGCCGGAGCTGCAACATTCTGGCGGCGGATAAGGAGATCGTGGCGGAGATCCGGCGCAAGGTGGACGCGACCACGAACGTGGTGCTCGGGAAGGACGTCTTCGTGCTGTCGTTGAAGGCGGGGTTCGACGGCGCATTCGCCATGGGGCTGGTGCTGGTGCTCGATCAGATCTACGGCGCCGATGGAGACGAGGCCGGCGGCGGAGTTCACACCGGGAGCAAGGTCGGTGCGGACCCCACCTGTGAAGATTCCAATTTGAATATCCTGTAG
- the LOC125206465 gene encoding uncharacterized protein LOC125206465 translates to MGYYLADGIYPRWPVFLKTISCPIGERRVLFAAKQESARNDVERAFGVLQSRWEIVKGPARFWYKDVIADVMYSCIIMHNTIVEQERGHVTNWVDDEAGSSSSTATSPVTRGLPTGFGAVLQRQASMRNQQDHTQLMTDMIEEVWTRNRRR, encoded by the coding sequence atggggtactacttggccgatggcatataccctaggtggcctgtTTTTTTGAAGACGATCAGCTGCCCAATTGGTGAGAGGAGAGTCTTGTTTGCGGCAAAGCAGGAGTCCGCGCGGAATgatgtggagcgggctttTGGGGTGCTTCAATCGCGGTGGGAAATCGTGAAAGGTCCGGCGCGTTTCTGGTACAAGGACGTCATCGCCGACGTCATGTAttcgtgcatcatcatgcataacacgATAGTCGAACAAGAACGTGGCCATGTCACCAATTGGGTGGATGATGAAGCCGGATCTAGCTCCAGCACGGCGACCTCGCCGGTCACTCGAGGATTACCAACTGGCTTCGGTGCGGTTCTACAGCGACAGGCCTCAATGCGTAACCAACAAGACCATACTCAGCTCATGaccgacatgattgaagaagtttggaccCGCAACCGCCGCCGTTGA
- the LOC125207584 gene encoding uncharacterized protein LOC125207584, which translates to MLLRSASSPILNSWLHNNSAAGSGSGSSPEPESLPQLTRTRSFSMSMTSEEGIGRVTPTRFESDLKDPAKRSPRMPMPKLARVKERREGHEVGPSALSTVGYLESQRKPQTLVVGGGVGGCGGGGVCGGGRGSDDGSGPGRESTDVYYEMMIQANPGNALLLANYARFLKEVRGDLVKAEEYCGRAILANPSDGNVLSLYADLIWQTQRDAVRAEAYFDQAVKTDPNDCYVLASYAHFLWDAEDDEEEEEVNDMYEKRSNLPSNFLQEGAHWPPITAAS; encoded by the exons ATGCTGCTGAGGAGCGCGTCGTCCCCAATTTTGAATTCATGGCTTCACAACAATTCAGCAGCCGGATCCGGGTCCGGATCCTCGCCGGAGCCGGAATCCCTGCCGCAGCTGACGAGGACACGGTCCTTCTCCATGTCCATGACCTCCGAGGAAGGGATCGGTCGGGTCACGCCGACCCGATTCGAGTCGGATCTCAAGGATCCGGCGAAGCGCTCGCCGCGGATGCCGATGCCGAAGCTGGCGCGGGTCAAGGAGCGGAGGGAGGGGCATGAGGTCGGTCCCAGCGCCCTGTCCACGGTGGGCTATCTGGAGAGTCAGAGGAAGCCGCAGACGCTGGTGGTTGGCGGAGGCGTTGGGGGTTGCGGCGGCGGGGGAGTGTGCGGCGGAGGTAGGGGATCGGATGACGGGTCGGGTCCCGGCCGGGAGAGCACAGACGTTTACTATGAGATGATGATTCAAGCTAATCCTGGAAATGCTCTTCTCCTCGCCAATTATGCTCGATTTCTTAAGGAG GTTAGGGGAGATTTGGTAAAGGCAGAGGAGTATTGTGGAAGGGCGATTTTGGCTAATCCGAGTGATGGTAATGTGCTATCGCTCTACGCGGATTTAATATGGCAGACGCAACGAGACGCTGTTCGAGCCGAGGCCTATTTTGATCAAGCTGTCAAAACTGACCCCAATGATTG CTATGTTCTCGCTTCATATGCTCATTTCTTATGGGATGCTGAGGATgacgaagaggaagaagaagtaAACGATATGTACGAAAAAAGAAGCAATCTTCCATCAAACTTCTTACAAGAGGGAGCTCACTGGCCTCCTATCACAGCAGCTTCTTAG
- the LOC125203445 gene encoding EPIDERMAL PATTERNING FACTOR-like protein 8 yields the protein MPPSTNHHHHHHLFFLTLALTSIIFLSSLPPSSGGARASREEEELRKMVLGSRPPACVNRCMSCRPCEATLVIPPHQRASYGASYHRGGDDSYYLLSWKCRCGNKLYQP from the exons ATGCCTCCATCCACaaaccaccaccaccaccaccacctcttCTTCCTCACTCTTGCCCTCACATCCATCATCTTCCTCTCCTCTCTCCCCCCTTCCTCAG GTGGGGCTAGGGCATCaagagaggaggaggagctgaGGAAGATGGTGCTGGGATCGAGGCCGCCGGCCTGCGTGAACCGGTGCATGAGCTGCCGGCCCTGTGAGGCTACTTTGGTAATTCCACCTCATCAAAGGGCAAGTTATGGTGCATCTTATCACAGAGGGGGAGATGACAGCTACTATCTTCTTTCTTGGAAATGCAGGTGTGGGAATAAGCTTTATCAACCTTAG
- the LOC125203697 gene encoding uncharacterized protein LOC125203697: MRSSPTCFGLRMSSRDAPTPKHANQAAACSKESTEYVNPGLRLWNESREKWVADKKVATRSQLFNVLKLRSICMDTNLHLCSVTTCNDMHRLINSPEPFPRPVPLGEMVDFLVNVWDDEGMYDMI; the protein is encoded by the exons ATGAGGTCTAGCCCGACGTGCTTTGGACTGCGCATGTCATCAAGAGATGCGCCCACCCCAAAGCACGCCAATCAAGCTGCTGCATGTTCAAAAGAATCAACTGAATACGTAAATCCCG GTCTTAGACTCTGGAATGAGAGTAGAGAGAAATGGGTAGCCGATAAAAAGGTAGCTACTCGATCACAATTGTTTAACGTGCTCAAATTAAG atCTATCTGCATGGATACAAATCTCCATCTTTGCTCCGTGACAACGTGCAATGATATGCATAGGCTGATTAACAGCCCAGAGCCGTTTCCCAGACCTGTTCCGCTTGGG GAAATGGTGGATTTTCTGGTTAATGTGTGGGATGATGAAGGAATGTATGACATGATCTAA
- the LOC125203696 gene encoding uncharacterized protein LOC125203696, giving the protein MSPTLTSQGVVLATATAMAVSAGTAVLFDLLRDKYFPPISQIHQKKLLKSCLSSGGNRRKKKKKKVKFAEDVKEPEGNGELYRRAGRKRMEIQKKNGCGNELPPNHAALYQGILKGRINRMGYSF; this is encoded by the exons ATGTCTCCGACGTTGACTTCTCAAGGAGTAGTCTTggccaccgccaccgccatgGCCGTCTCCGCCGGCACCGCCGTCCTCTTCGATCTCCTCCGCGACAAGTATTTCCCTCCCATCTCCCAAATCCATCAAAAGAAACTCCTCAAATCTTGCCTCTCTTCag GTGGCAacaggaggaagaagaagaaaaagaaggtgAAGTTTGCGGAGGATGTGAAGGAACCGGAGGGGAATGGGGAACTGTACAGAAGAGCAGGGAGGAAGAGAATGGAAATACAGAAGAAGAATGGGTGTGGAAATGAATTGCCGCCGAATCATGCTGCGCTCTACCAGGGGATTTTGAAGGGTCGTATCAACAGAATGGGGTATTCcttttga